Proteins from a single region of Streptomyces sp. HUAS 15-9:
- a CDS encoding DUF1876 domain-containing protein, translating to MMHTTVGWHVELEFQEDDLHTRAAALVRLPDGSEVRAHGSASRHHTDANQPRVGEEIAGARALNELAMQLLTKAHGEIDSASGRTSHPINV from the coding sequence ATGATGCACACCACTGTGGGATGGCATGTCGAGCTGGAGTTCCAGGAGGACGATCTGCACACGCGGGCGGCCGCGCTGGTGCGTCTGCCCGACGGCAGTGAGGTACGGGCGCACGGGAGTGCCAGCAGGCACCACACCGACGCAAATCAGCCACGCGTCGGCGAGGAGATAGCCGGGGCGCGGGCGCTCAACGAACTGGCGATGCAGTTGCTGACCAAGGCACACGGAGAGATCGACTCGGCGTCCGGGCGGACCTCGCACCCGATCAACGTGTGA
- a CDS encoding NAD(P)-dependent oxidoreductase has protein sequence MTDKLTVSVLGTGIMGAAMARNLTKAGHTVRVWNRTRAKAEPLAADRAHVADTPAEAVQGADAVLTMLYDGHTVLEVMREAAPALRPGAVWAQSTTAGLDSAADLAGFARDHGLVFYDAPVLGTRQPAEAGQLTVLAAGPEEGRAAVTPVFDAVGARTVWTGDDGAAGSATRLKLVANSWVLAATAATGEVLALSQALGVDPQSFFDLIEGGPLDMGYLRVKAAMVLGDRLSPAQFAVGTAEKDARLIVRAGADNGVRLDVAEAAAERFARAAAQGHADEDMAAAYFASFDGKPAS, from the coding sequence ATGACAGACAAACTCACCGTGAGCGTCCTGGGCACCGGGATCATGGGGGCCGCGATGGCCCGCAACCTCACCAAGGCCGGGCACACCGTCCGCGTCTGGAACCGCACCCGCGCCAAGGCCGAACCGCTGGCCGCCGACCGCGCCCACGTCGCCGACACCCCCGCCGAGGCCGTCCAGGGCGCCGACGCCGTCCTGACCATGCTGTACGACGGCCACACCGTCCTGGAGGTCATGCGGGAGGCGGCTCCCGCACTGCGCCCCGGCGCGGTCTGGGCGCAGTCGACCACCGCCGGTCTCGACTCGGCCGCCGACCTGGCCGGCTTCGCCCGCGACCACGGCCTCGTCTTCTACGACGCCCCGGTCCTCGGCACCCGCCAGCCCGCGGAGGCCGGACAGCTGACCGTCCTGGCCGCGGGTCCCGAGGAGGGCCGGGCGGCCGTCACGCCCGTGTTCGACGCGGTCGGCGCCCGTACGGTGTGGACCGGCGACGACGGGGCGGCGGGCAGCGCCACCCGGCTCAAGCTGGTCGCCAACAGCTGGGTCCTCGCGGCCACCGCGGCGACCGGCGAGGTCCTCGCCCTGTCCCAGGCGCTCGGCGTCGACCCGCAGAGCTTCTTCGACCTCATCGAGGGCGGGCCGCTCGACATGGGGTACCTGCGGGTCAAGGCGGCCATGGTGCTGGGCGACCGGCTGTCCCCGGCCCAGTTCGCGGTGGGCACGGCCGAGAAGGACGCGCGGCTGATCGTCCGGGCCGGTGCGGACAACGGCGTCCGTCTCGACGTGGCCGAGGCCGCCGCGGAGCGCTTCGCGCGCGCCGCCGCCCAGGGCCATGCCGACGAGGACATGGCTGCCGCGTACTTCGCCAGCTTCGACGGGAAGCCGGCTTCCTGA
- a CDS encoding MMPL family transporter, which produces MATFLYKLGRLAFRRRHFVALIWVALLTLAGVGAASAPAAGNTSFSVPGTEAQKAFDLLEQRFPGMSADGATARVVFKAPSGEKMTAAANKKIVKKTVAELKDGSEVASVADPYQARAVSKNGTVAYASVKYKVSGMELEDSTRDALKEAAQDARDAGLTVEVGGDALNTTPETGATEVIGIAIAAVVLVITFGSLLAAGLPLVTALIGVGIGVSTIAALANALDLGSTTSTLASMIGLAVGIDYALFIVSRYRAELAEGREREEAAGRAAGTAGSAVVFAGLTVVIALVGLSVVNIPMLTKMGVAAAGTVAVAVLIALTLIPALLGYAGRKVRPAGEKSKLLGGGRGPKHPHKAGRPNMGTRWASFVVRRPVAVLLLGVVGLGAAAVPAASLELGLPDDGSQPTSTTQRRAYDLLSEGFGPGFNGPLMLVVDAKDSDHPKAAFKEVGKEIKGLKDVVTVTPAVPNKASDTATITVIPNSKPSSTTTEDLVHAIRDKGTEIKADTDAQVLVTGSTAMNIDTSQKLNDALVPYLGLVVGLAFLLLILVFRSILVPLKAALGFLLSVLAALGAVVAVFQWGWLSGLMGVEQTGPIMSMMPIFMVGVVFGLAMDYEVFLVTRMREAYVHGEKPSQAVVTGFRHGARVVTAAAVIMIAVFSGFIGSSESMIKMIGFGLAIAVFFDAFIVRMAIVPAVLALLGKKAWWLPKWLDRALPNVDVEGEGLRAHDSDRPRDGDVDRELVHA; this is translated from the coding sequence GTGGCCACGTTCCTCTACAAACTGGGCCGACTCGCCTTCCGGCGACGGCACTTCGTCGCCCTCATATGGGTGGCGCTGCTGACGCTGGCGGGTGTCGGGGCGGCAAGTGCCCCCGCGGCCGGCAACACCTCCTTCTCCGTCCCCGGCACCGAGGCCCAGAAGGCCTTCGACCTGCTGGAACAGCGCTTCCCCGGGATGAGCGCCGACGGCGCCACCGCGCGCGTCGTCTTCAAGGCGCCGAGCGGCGAGAAGATGACCGCCGCCGCCAACAAGAAGATCGTGAAGAAGACGGTCGCGGAGCTGAAGGACGGCTCCGAGGTCGCCTCCGTCGCCGACCCGTACCAGGCCAGGGCCGTCAGCAAGAACGGCACGGTCGCCTATGCGTCGGTCAAGTACAAGGTCTCCGGCATGGAGCTCGAGGACTCCACGCGCGACGCCCTCAAGGAGGCCGCGCAGGACGCGCGGGACGCCGGGCTGACCGTCGAGGTCGGCGGTGACGCCCTCAACACGACTCCCGAGACCGGCGCCACCGAGGTCATCGGCATCGCGATCGCCGCGGTCGTCCTCGTCATCACCTTCGGCTCGCTGCTCGCGGCCGGACTGCCGCTGGTCACCGCCCTCATCGGCGTCGGCATCGGCGTCTCCACCATCGCCGCGCTCGCCAACGCGCTGGACCTCGGCTCCACCACCTCCACCCTGGCCTCGATGATCGGCCTCGCCGTCGGCATCGACTACGCGCTGTTCATCGTCTCCCGCTACCGCGCCGAACTGGCCGAGGGCCGCGAGCGCGAGGAAGCCGCCGGGCGGGCCGCCGGCACCGCGGGCTCCGCGGTGGTCTTCGCAGGGCTCACCGTGGTGATCGCCCTGGTCGGTCTGTCCGTGGTCAACATCCCGATGCTGACCAAGATGGGCGTCGCCGCCGCGGGCACGGTCGCCGTCGCGGTCCTGATCGCGCTCACCCTGATCCCGGCGCTGCTCGGCTACGCGGGCCGCAAGGTGCGCCCGGCGGGCGAGAAGAGCAAGCTGCTCGGCGGCGGACGGGGGCCCAAGCACCCCCACAAGGCCGGCCGGCCGAACATGGGCACGCGCTGGGCGAGCTTCGTCGTACGGCGCCCGGTCGCCGTCCTCCTGCTGGGCGTCGTCGGCCTCGGCGCCGCGGCCGTCCCCGCCGCCTCGCTGGAACTGGGCCTGCCCGACGACGGCTCCCAGCCGACGTCGACGACACAGCGCCGCGCCTACGACCTGCTCTCCGAGGGCTTCGGCCCCGGCTTCAACGGCCCCCTGATGCTGGTGGTCGACGCCAAGGACAGCGACCACCCCAAGGCCGCCTTCAAGGAGGTCGGCAAGGAGATCAAGGGCCTCAAGGACGTCGTGACGGTGACCCCGGCCGTGCCCAACAAGGCCAGTGACACCGCGACGATCACCGTGATCCCCAACTCCAAGCCGTCCTCGACGACCACCGAGGACCTGGTGCACGCGATCCGTGACAAGGGCACGGAGATCAAGGCGGACACGGACGCGCAGGTCCTGGTCACCGGCTCGACGGCGATGAACATCGACACGTCGCAGAAGCTGAACGATGCGCTCGTCCCGTATCTGGGCCTGGTCGTCGGCCTGGCCTTCCTCCTCCTGATCCTCGTCTTCCGCTCGATCCTGGTCCCCCTGAAGGCGGCCCTCGGCTTCCTGCTGAGCGTGCTGGCGGCCCTCGGCGCCGTCGTCGCGGTCTTCCAGTGGGGCTGGCTGTCCGGCCTGATGGGCGTCGAGCAGACCGGACCGATCATGTCGATGATGCCGATCTTCATGGTGGGCGTGGTCTTCGGTCTCGCCATGGACTACGAGGTGTTCCTGGTGACCCGGATGCGGGAGGCGTACGTCCACGGGGAGAAGCCGAGCCAGGCCGTGGTGACCGGCTTCAGGCACGGCGCCCGCGTGGTGACCGCCGCCGCGGTGATCATGATCGCCGTCTTCTCCGGCTTCATCGGCTCCAGCGAGTCGATGATCAAGATGATCGGCTTCGGCCTGGCCATCGCGGTGTTCTTCGACGCCTTCATCGTCCGGATGGCGATCGTCCCGGCCGTGCTCGCCCTGCTCGGCAAGAAGGCCTGGTGGCTGCCGAAGTGGCTGGACCGCGCCCTGCCCAACGTGGACGTCGAGGGCGAGGGCCTGCGCGCCCACGACAGCGACCGCCCGCGGGACGGTGACGTGGACCGGGAGCTGGTGCACGCCTGA
- a CDS encoding TetR/AcrR family transcriptional regulator, whose protein sequence is MTEVATARRSRITPEREAELYEAVLDLLREVGYDALTMDAVAARTRSSKATLYRQWGGKAELVAKAVRHSKPGGSADEVDTGSLQGDLHALTLRSDDCEMEQSSALMRGLAMAVHGNPDLLQAFREHLIEPEMAEFRRVIQRAVDRGEVRADNPAIGFVMHMMIGGFAARAMIDEQPPTQSFLLSYIDAVVLPALGVHTD, encoded by the coding sequence ATGACCGAGGTCGCCACGGCGCGCCGCAGTCGTATCACCCCCGAGCGCGAGGCCGAGTTGTACGAGGCCGTGCTCGACCTGCTCCGCGAAGTCGGCTACGACGCCCTCACCATGGACGCCGTGGCCGCCCGCACCCGGTCCAGCAAGGCGACCCTCTACCGCCAGTGGGGCGGCAAGGCCGAGCTGGTGGCGAAGGCCGTGCGGCACAGCAAGCCGGGCGGCTCGGCCGACGAGGTCGACACCGGGTCGCTCCAGGGCGATCTGCACGCCCTCACGCTGCGCTCGGACGACTGCGAGATGGAACAGAGCTCCGCGCTGATGCGGGGTCTGGCCATGGCGGTGCACGGCAACCCGGACCTCCTGCAGGCGTTCCGGGAGCATCTCATCGAGCCGGAGATGGCGGAGTTCCGTCGCGTGATCCAGCGGGCGGTCGACCGCGGAGAGGTCCGTGCGGACAACCCGGCGATCGGGTTTGTGATGCACATGATGATCGGCGGGTTCGCGGCTCGCGCGATGATCGACGAGCAGCCGCCGACACAGTCGTTCCTCCTCTCGTACATCGACGCCGTGGTCCTCCCCGCCCTCGGCGTTCACACCGACTGA
- a CDS encoding S41 family peptidase, translated as MSYLRLPHLSGELLCFVAEDDLWLAPLGSPGRAWRLTVDRTKTGHPRFSPDGRTIAYTSWRSLVPEIHVIGVEGGPGRQLTYWGSADTRVCGWTPPENGGPEILAVASHGQPFSYFTWAYKVSTDGDPGRKLPWGPVTDIQVADLDEGHRTLLLTGTPPHEPAGWKRYRGGAMGRLWLHGQRLLADIGGHLDCPMFVGGRIAFLSDHEGIGNLYSCAYDGSDLRRHTDHDAFYARHASSDGTRVVYQCAGDLWLVDDLSADSVPHRLEVRLSGARAGRRRYQVPAARHVDGISVDETGRASAVVVRGSLYWLTHRDGPARTISDTPGVRVRLPEMLGSTGQIAYVTDAAGEDAIEISHLPRASGDRAPRRLASGELGRVLELASDPLGERLAVAAHDGRLLLIDTGEESTGQEPDGEESSGAVTELIRSVNGPVRDLAFSPDGSWLTWSHPGIGRSLRQIKMARISGPGQADQPVVDVTNGRFEDENPVFTRDGRYLAFLSWRGFDPVYDVHTGDLSFPLGCRPYLVPLSSATPSPFALNPEGRPAAGGLDPVEDEETGEGGAVTVEIEGLENRVTPFPVSASKYSGLLPVSGGGLVWLRWPISGALGETFANPNDPSERPTLEYFNVTKAKKSQLVDHLDWFSVSGDGTRLVLMDEGDLRAVPATEPGDSDSTTWIDLRRILHEVDPPAEWRQAYAEAGRLIRDYFWEPHMCGIDWDAILDQYRPLVERVASPDEFADLLREVLGELGTSHAYVTPARRNEGPPHYQRFQGLLGANLVCRDGRWTVKRILPGDSSDSKARSPLAGTGIREGAVLTHVDGRPVDPVTGPYPLLAGSGGTTVELTFAPAEGETGPPRRVAVVPLIDERPLRYQDWVAKRREVTRELSGGKCGYLHIPDLGGSGWAQFNRDLRMEVSRPVLIVDVRGNAGGHISELVVEKLTRTILGWDLTRNAQPVSYASNAPRGPIVALADEATSSDGDMITAAFKLLGLGPVVGQRTWGGVVGMTGRHRLGDGTVITVPMNAAWFDAYGWSVENHGVAPDLDVLRTPLDWAEGRHVEMDDAVQLALDLLTTNPAAVPPDYSDVPDRSRPKLPPRTPPRT; from the coding sequence GTGAGCTATCTGCGCCTGCCGCACCTCAGCGGCGAACTGCTGTGCTTCGTGGCCGAGGACGACCTCTGGCTGGCTCCCCTCGGCTCCCCGGGCCGCGCCTGGCGGCTCACGGTGGACCGCACCAAGACCGGCCACCCCCGCTTCTCGCCCGACGGCCGGACGATCGCGTACACGAGCTGGCGCAGCCTGGTGCCCGAGATCCATGTGATCGGCGTGGAGGGCGGACCGGGCCGGCAGCTGACGTACTGGGGAAGCGCGGACACCCGGGTGTGCGGCTGGACGCCTCCAGAGAACGGCGGGCCGGAGATCCTCGCCGTCGCCTCCCACGGCCAGCCCTTCTCGTACTTCACCTGGGCCTACAAGGTCTCCACCGACGGCGACCCCGGCCGCAAGCTCCCCTGGGGCCCGGTCACCGACATCCAGGTCGCCGACCTCGACGAGGGCCACCGGACCCTGCTCCTGACCGGCACCCCGCCGCATGAACCGGCCGGCTGGAAGCGGTACCGGGGCGGCGCCATGGGCCGACTGTGGCTGCACGGGCAGCGGCTGCTCGCCGACATCGGCGGCCATCTGGACTGCCCCATGTTCGTCGGCGGCCGGATCGCGTTCCTCTCCGACCACGAGGGCATCGGCAATCTCTACTCGTGCGCCTACGACGGCTCCGACCTGCGCCGCCACACCGACCACGACGCCTTCTACGCCCGGCACGCCTCCAGCGACGGCACGCGGGTGGTGTACCAGTGCGCGGGCGACCTGTGGCTGGTGGACGACCTGTCGGCGGACTCGGTGCCGCACCGGCTCGAGGTGCGCCTGTCCGGAGCACGCGCGGGACGCCGCAGGTACCAGGTGCCGGCCGCCCGGCACGTGGACGGCATCTCGGTCGACGAGACCGGCCGGGCCAGCGCCGTCGTGGTCCGCGGCAGCCTGTACTGGCTCACCCACCGCGACGGCCCCGCCCGCACCATCTCGGACACGCCCGGCGTCCGGGTCCGGCTCCCGGAGATGCTGGGCTCGACCGGGCAGATCGCCTACGTCACGGACGCCGCGGGCGAGGACGCGATCGAGATCTCCCATCTGCCCCGCGCCAGCGGCGACCGTGCGCCGCGCCGGCTGGCCTCCGGCGAGCTGGGCCGGGTCCTGGAACTGGCCTCGGATCCACTGGGCGAGCGCCTCGCCGTCGCCGCGCACGACGGACGGCTGCTGCTGATCGACACGGGCGAGGAGTCGACCGGCCAGGAGCCGGACGGCGAGGAGTCGAGCGGCGCGGTGACCGAGCTGATCCGGTCCGTCAACGGCCCGGTGCGGGACCTGGCCTTCTCGCCGGACGGCTCCTGGCTGACCTGGTCGCATCCGGGGATAGGCCGCTCGCTCCGGCAGATCAAGATGGCCCGGATCTCCGGTCCCGGGCAGGCGGACCAGCCGGTCGTCGACGTGACCAACGGCCGCTTCGAGGACGAGAACCCGGTCTTCACCCGGGACGGCCGCTATCTGGCGTTCCTGTCCTGGCGCGGCTTCGACCCGGTGTACGACGTCCACACCGGCGATCTGTCCTTCCCGCTCGGCTGCCGCCCGTACCTGGTCCCGCTGTCCTCGGCCACCCCCTCCCCCTTCGCCCTGAACCCCGAGGGCCGGCCGGCCGCCGGGGGCCTGGACCCCGTGGAGGACGAGGAGACCGGCGAGGGCGGCGCGGTGACCGTGGAGATCGAGGGGCTGGAGAACAGGGTCACCCCGTTCCCGGTCTCCGCCTCCAAGTACTCCGGGCTGCTGCCGGTCTCCGGCGGCGGTCTGGTCTGGCTGCGCTGGCCGATCTCGGGTGCGCTGGGCGAGACGTTCGCGAACCCCAACGACCCCAGTGAGCGGCCCACGCTGGAGTACTTCAACGTCACCAAGGCGAAGAAGTCCCAACTCGTCGACCATCTCGACTGGTTCTCGGTGAGCGGCGACGGCACCCGGCTGGTGCTCATGGACGAGGGCGACCTGCGGGCCGTCCCCGCGACCGAGCCCGGCGACAGCGACTCCACGACCTGGATCGACCTGCGCCGCATCCTGCACGAGGTCGACCCGCCCGCCGAGTGGCGCCAGGCGTACGCGGAGGCCGGCCGGCTCATCCGGGACTACTTCTGGGAGCCGCACATGTGCGGCATCGACTGGGACGCGATCCTCGACCAGTACCGGCCGCTGGTCGAACGGGTCGCCTCCCCCGACGAGTTCGCCGACCTGTTGCGCGAGGTGCTGGGCGAACTGGGCACCTCCCACGCCTATGTCACCCCTGCCCGCCGCAACGAGGGACCGCCGCACTACCAGCGCTTCCAGGGCCTGCTGGGCGCCAACCTGGTGTGCCGGGACGGCCGTTGGACGGTCAAGCGGATCCTGCCCGGCGACTCCTCCGACTCCAAGGCCCGCTCCCCGCTGGCCGGCACGGGCATCCGGGAGGGCGCCGTGCTCACCCATGTGGACGGCCGGCCGGTGGACCCGGTGACCGGTCCGTATCCGCTGCTCGCGGGTTCGGGCGGTACGACGGTGGAGCTGACGTTCGCCCCGGCCGAGGGCGAGACGGGCCCGCCGCGGCGGGTCGCCGTCGTGCCCCTGATCGACGAGCGGCCGCTGCGCTACCAGGACTGGGTGGCCAAACGCCGCGAGGTCACCCGGGAGTTGAGCGGCGGCAAGTGCGGCTATCTGCACATCCCCGACCTGGGCGGCTCGGGCTGGGCCCAGTTCAACCGCGATCTGCGCATGGAGGTCTCCCGGCCCGTGCTGATCGTGGACGTGCGCGGCAACGCGGGCGGGCACATCAGCGAGCTGGTCGTCGAGAAGCTCACCCGGACCATCCTCGGCTGGGACCTGACCCGCAACGCCCAGCCGGTGTCGTACGCCTCGAACGCGCCCCGCGGCCCGATCGTCGCCCTCGCCGACGAGGCGACCTCCTCCGACGGCGACATGATCACGGCGGCCTTCAAACTGCTGGGGCTCGGGCCGGTGGTCGGCCAGCGCACCTGGGGCGGGGTGGTCGGCATGACCGGGCGGCACCGGCTGGGCGACGGCACGGTGATCACGGTGCCGATGAACGCGGCCTGGTTCGACGCGTACGGCTGGTCCGTGGAGAACCACGGCGTCGCCCCCGACCTGGACGTCCTGCGCACCCCGCTGGACTGGGCGGAGGGCCGCCATGTCGAGATGGACGACGCGGTGCAACTCGCCCTGGACCTGCTGACCACCAACCCGGCGGCGGTCCCGCCCGACTACAGCGACGTACCGGACCGCTCACGGCCGAAGCTGCCGCCGCGGACACCGCCGCGGACATGA
- a CDS encoding SDR family oxidoreductase: MSRVSLEGQVAVVTGAARGVGELLARKLSARGAKVALVGLEADALKEVSGRLHSDSDHWYADVTDHEAMARVAREVKERFGKVDIVVANAGVASGGPFTDSDPEAWRRVIEVNLIGSAVTARAFLPVLTESRGYLLQIASLAAVTPAPMMTAYCASKSGVEAYAHCLRAEVGHQGVKVGVAYLSWTDTDMVRGADQDDVMRELRQRLPWPSNKTYPLGPAVDRIVAGVERRSAHVYGQWWLRGMQGVRGYLPALIGTVGQREMRRFAPRLQGMRTGLVGAGGEADERERSARHE; encoded by the coding sequence ATGAGCAGGGTGAGCCTGGAGGGCCAGGTCGCGGTCGTCACCGGAGCCGCGCGCGGCGTCGGTGAACTGCTCGCGCGCAAGCTCTCGGCGCGCGGCGCCAAGGTGGCACTGGTCGGGCTGGAGGCGGACGCGCTCAAGGAGGTGTCCGGCAGGCTGCACAGCGACAGCGACCACTGGTACGCCGACGTCACCGACCACGAGGCGATGGCGAGGGTGGCCCGGGAGGTCAAGGAGCGCTTCGGCAAGGTCGACATCGTGGTCGCCAACGCCGGGGTCGCCAGCGGCGGGCCGTTCACGGACTCCGACCCCGAGGCCTGGCGGCGGGTGATCGAGGTCAATCTGATCGGCTCGGCGGTGACGGCCCGCGCCTTCTTGCCGGTGCTCACCGAGAGCCGCGGCTATCTGCTGCAGATCGCCTCGCTCGCCGCGGTGACCCCGGCGCCGATGATGACGGCGTACTGCGCGTCCAAGTCCGGCGTGGAGGCGTACGCGCACTGTCTGCGCGCCGAGGTCGGCCACCAGGGCGTGAAGGTCGGTGTCGCGTATCTGTCGTGGACCGACACGGACATGGTGCGCGGAGCCGACCAGGACGACGTCATGCGGGAGCTGCGGCAGCGGCTGCCCTGGCCGTCCAACAAGACGTATCCGCTGGGCCCCGCGGTGGACCGGATCGTCGCCGGCGTCGAGCGGCGCTCGGCCCATGTGTACGGGCAGTGGTGGCTGCGCGGGATGCAGGGCGTGCGCGGTTATCTGCCGGCGCTCATCGGGACCGTGGGACAGCGCGAGATGCGCCGCTTCGCGCCCCGGCTCCAGGGGATGCGCACGGGGCTGGTCGGTGCGGGCGGGGAGGCCGACGAGCGCGAGCGGTCCGCCCGGCACGAATGA
- a CDS encoding alpha/beta fold hydrolase has translation MSRLTYVATGPYAPPTPARELTVISADGARLHVEVHGPEGAPPVVLAHGWTCSTAFWAAQIRDLATDHRVIAYDQRGHGRSPASPACTTDALADDLEAVLAQTLAPGEKAVIAGHSMGGMTVMAASARPRFQEHAAAVLLCSTGSSKLVAQARVVPLRAGRMRTWLTAHILGSRAPLGPVTPVAKRILKYATMGAGSAPHMVEACAHIVHACPRAVRHAWSQVLERLDLDHGVRELRVPTAVVAGTEDRLTPPAHARFLAAELPDCVGLTELPGLGHMTPVEAPELVTGKIRELVTTYVHVKEGA, from the coding sequence GTGAGCCGTCTCACCTACGTGGCCACCGGCCCCTACGCCCCGCCCACCCCCGCCCGCGAACTCACCGTAATCTCCGCCGACGGTGCCCGTCTGCACGTCGAGGTGCACGGGCCCGAGGGCGCGCCGCCCGTGGTCCTCGCCCACGGCTGGACCTGCTCGACCGCCTTCTGGGCGGCGCAGATCCGGGACCTGGCCACGGACCACCGGGTCATCGCGTACGACCAGCGGGGGCACGGGCGCAGCCCCGCGAGCCCCGCCTGCACCACCGACGCGCTGGCGGACGACCTGGAGGCGGTGCTCGCGCAGACGCTCGCGCCCGGCGAGAAGGCCGTGATCGCCGGCCACTCCATGGGCGGGATGACGGTGATGGCCGCGTCCGCGCGCCCCCGCTTCCAGGAGCACGCGGCCGCCGTTCTGCTGTGCAGCACGGGCAGTTCGAAACTGGTCGCTCAGGCACGCGTCGTACCGTTGCGCGCCGGGCGCATGCGCACCTGGCTCACGGCGCACATCCTGGGATCGCGCGCCCCGCTCGGTCCGGTCACGCCGGTCGCGAAGCGGATCCTCAAGTACGCGACGATGGGCGCCGGTTCCGCCCCGCACATGGTGGAGGCGTGCGCGCACATCGTGCACGCCTGCCCGCGCGCCGTGCGTCACGCCTGGTCGCAGGTGCTGGAGCGGCTCGACCTCGACCACGGCGTACGGGAGTTGCGGGTCCCGACGGCGGTGGTCGCCGGTACCGAGGACCGGCTCACCCCGCCGGCGCACGCCCGTTTCCTGGCCGCCGAGCTGCCGGACTGCGTCGGCCTCACCGAGCTCCCCGGGCTCGGCCACATGACCCCGGTGGAGGCGCCCGAGCTGGTCACCGGGAAGATCCGGGAACTCGTCACCACCTACGTGCACGTCAAGGAGGGCGCATGA
- a CDS encoding flavin-containing monooxygenase, with the protein MAEHEHVRVAVIGSGFGGLGAAVRLRREGITDFVVLERADSVGGTWRDNSYPGCACDVPSHLYSFSFAPNPDWPRTFSGQEHIRAYLEHVTDVFRLRPHIRFGAEVKLMTWDPEQLRWDIETTNGSLSADIVVSATGPLSDPKVPDIPGLDSFPGKVFHSARWDHDYDLSGKRVAMVGTGASAVQIVPAIQPRVDRLTLFQRTPAWVMPRMDRAISGTERRLHRALPFTTQLRRGLLWGIRELQVQAFTKHPDELGFVERLARRNIARAVKDPALRAELTPDYRIGCKRILLSNEYYPALVKPNVDLVASGLSEIRGSTLVAADGSEAEVDAIVFGTGFHVTDIPIAERVVGADGRTLAEAWKDGMQALRGASAAGFPNWMTIIGANTGLGNSSMILMIESQLNYMADYVRQLDVLGGRAALDARPGAVDAWNRMVQERMKRTVWNTGGCTSWYLDASGRNTTIWPGTTTEFRKATRRVDLAEYELLRATARTGAAQRATQGATQAEVAQ; encoded by the coding sequence ATGGCCGAACACGAGCATGTACGGGTGGCGGTGATCGGGTCCGGCTTCGGCGGGCTGGGTGCGGCCGTGCGGCTGCGCCGCGAGGGGATCACCGACTTCGTGGTCCTGGAGCGGGCGGACAGCGTCGGCGGCACCTGGCGGGACAACAGCTACCCCGGGTGCGCCTGCGACGTACCGTCCCACCTGTACTCCTTCTCCTTCGCGCCCAACCCCGACTGGCCGCGCACCTTCTCCGGCCAGGAGCACATCCGCGCCTACCTGGAGCATGTCACCGACGTCTTCCGCCTCCGGCCGCACATCCGCTTCGGCGCCGAGGTGAAGCTGATGACCTGGGACCCGGAGCAGCTGCGCTGGGACATCGAGACCACGAACGGCTCGCTCAGCGCCGACATCGTCGTCTCCGCCACCGGGCCGCTGTCCGACCCGAAGGTCCCGGACATCCCGGGCCTCGACTCCTTCCCCGGCAAGGTCTTCCACTCGGCCCGCTGGGACCACGACTACGACCTGAGCGGCAAGCGGGTCGCGATGGTCGGCACGGGGGCGTCCGCCGTCCAGATCGTGCCCGCCATCCAGCCGCGGGTCGACAGGCTCACCCTCTTCCAGCGCACCCCGGCCTGGGTGATGCCCCGCATGGACCGCGCCATCAGCGGCACCGAGCGCCGTCTCCACCGCGCCCTGCCCTTCACCACGCAGCTGCGCCGCGGACTGCTGTGGGGCATCCGGGAGTTGCAGGTCCAGGCCTTCACCAAGCACCCCGACGAGCTGGGCTTCGTCGAGCGGTTGGCACGGCGCAACATCGCCCGCGCCGTCAAGGACCCGGCCCTGCGCGCCGAGCTCACCCCGGACTACCGCATCGGCTGCAAGCGGATCCTGCTGTCCAACGAGTACTACCCGGCGCTCGTGAAACCCAATGTGGACCTCGTCGCCAGTGGGCTGAGCGAGATCCGCGGATCGACCCTCGTCGCCGCCGACGGCAGCGAGGCCGAGGTCGACGCGATCGTCTTCGGCACGGGCTTCCACGTCACCGACATCCCGATCGCCGAGCGGGTCGTCGGGGCGGACGGCAGGACCCTCGCCGAGGCCTGGAAGGACGGGATGCAGGCCCTGCGCGGGGCGTCCGCGGCCGGCTTCCCCAACTGGATGACGATCATCGGGGCCAACACCGGGCTCGGGAACTCCTCCATGATCCTGATGATCGAGTCCCAGCTGAACTACATGGCCGACTATGTACGGCAGCTCGACGTCCTCGGCGGCCGCGCGGCCCTCGACGCCCGCCCCGGCGCCGTGGACGCCTGGAACCGCATGGTGCAGGAGCGGATGAAGCGCACCGTCTGGAACACCGGTGGCTGCACCAGCTGGTACCTGGACGCGAGCGGCCGCAACACCACCATCTGGCCCGGTACGACCACGGAGTTCCGCAAGGCGACCCGTCGGGTGGACCTGGCGGAGTACGAGCTGCTGCGGGCGACGGCCCGCACGGGCGCGGCACAGCGCGCGACGCAGGGTGCGACGCAGGCGGAGGTGGCCCAGTGA